Below is a genomic region from Streptomyces sp. RPA4-2.
AGGCGATCGCCCACGCCCGTGAGCAGTGCCGCTGGTTCGGCGGCATGGTCGGCAACCACGTCGCCGACCTCGTCTCCAAATACGGCGAGCACTCCGCCGCCGTGCCCGAGGAACTCACCGACTACATCAAGGCCCGCGAGGGGTACGACTACTCCCACCACGGACGCAGCGACAACCCCGACACCACCTTCGTCCCCGACGAGATCGTCGACCGGTTCTGCCTGATCGGCACCGCCGAGCAGCACGTCGAGAAGCTGAACGCGCTGCGCGAGCTGGGCGTCGACCAGTTCGCCCTGTACGACATGCACGACGCGCAGGAGGCCACCATCGACGCCTACGGGTCGAAGGTCATCCCGGCCGTCAACGGCCGATGACCATCTGAACGACTGCTGGAAAGTGAGCCGTTGAGGCCACCCGCCTCTCGCCCGGCCCGCACCGCCCCTAGGGCGTGTTGCGAAAGTCCCGCCTGCCTCGCGACGCCTGGCACGCACTCTCGCCGCACCGGGCGAAAACCCGAGTACGTCCAGTACGCGGGCTTCCGCCCGGCCCACCGAGAGCACGCACCAGACGCCGCGAGGCCCGCCCTCCGGGCGGACGACGGGACTTTCGCAACACGCCCTAGTACTCCCCTTCCCGCCGTCCCGGGAAGGGGGCCAGGGCGCTCTCTCCGCGCACCCCCCATGCGCCACCCGCACGGCCTTTCCGTCACTCCTCACTTGATTGGCCTGCCCATGCCCGAGACCGTCCCCACCGACAGCCCGCCAACCGCCCAGGTCACACTCGCCGACGGCCGGGTGGAGATCGCCCCCGACACTCCGGCGCCCAGCGGTCCCTACGCCAACGAGGACCTGCTGCCGGTCCCGGTCGCCAAGCGGACCTGGACCACGTACAACTTCTCGGCGCTCTGGGTCGGCATGGCCCACAACACCGCCTCCTGGACCCTGGCCTCCGGTCTGATCGCCGTGGGCATGGACTGGAAGCAAGCCGTGTTCACCATCGCGCTGGCCAACCTGATCGTGCTGGTCCCGATGCTGCTCACCGGGCACGCGGGGCCCAAGTACGGCATCCCCTTCCCGGTCTTCGCCCGCGCCTCCTTCGGGGTCCGCGGCGCCAACCTCCCCGCCGTCGTACGGGCGTTGGTGGCCTGCGGATGGTTCGGTATCCAGACCTGGATCGGCGGCGAGGCGATCTACTTCCTCGCCGGGAAGCTCTTCGGGGACAGCTGGGCGAACGCCTCGCACATCGGCGGCTACGCGTGGACGATGTGGCTGTCCTTCGTGATCTTCTGGGTGCTGCAGGTCGCGATCATCTACCGGGGCATGGAGACGATCCGCCGCTTCGAGAACTGGGCGGCGCCCTTCGTGCTCGTCGGCGCCGGCGTCATGCTGTGGTGGATGAGCAGCAAGGCGGGCGGCTTCGGCCCGTTGCTCGACCAACCCTCCAAGCTCGGCTGGGGCGACGGCTTCTGGAAGCTGTTCTGGCCCTCGCTCATGGGCATGATCGGCTTCTGGTCCACCCTGTCCCTGAACATCCCCGACTTCACCCGCTACGGCAAGAGCCAGAAGGCGCAGACCTGGGGCCAGGCGCTCGGCCTGCCCACCACGATGACGCTCTTCGCCTTCCTGTCCGTCATGGTCACCTCGGGATCGCAGGCCGTGTACGGCGAGGCGATCTGGGACCCGGTCAAGCTGGCCGCAAAGACGGACAACGTCGCCGGCATCGTCTTCGCGCTGGTCACCGTGCTGGTCGCGACCCTGTCCGTGAACATCGCGGCCAACCTGGTCTCCCCGGCCTTCGACTTCTCCAACATCGCACCCAGGAGGATCAGTTTCCGGGCCGGCGCCATGACCACCTGCGTCCTCGGTGTGCTGATCTTCCCCTGGAAGCTGTACTCCGACCCGCAGGGCTACATCTTCACCTGGCTCGGTCTGGTCGGCGGTCTGCTCGGCACGGTCGCCGGCATCCTCATCGCCGACTACTGGATCCTGCGCCGCACCAGGCTCGACCTCGCCGACCTGTACCGCGCCGGCGGACGTTACTGGTACGACGGCGGCTGGAACTGGCGGGCCGTCGTCGCCTTCGTCACCGGCGGTGTCCTGGCCGTCGGCGGCGCCGACTTCCACCCGCTGATCGACGGGCGGCCCATCCCGGCGCTGTCGTCGCTCGCCGACTACGGCTGGGCGGTGGGCCTGGGCACGTCGCTGGTGCTCTACACGGGCCTGATGCTGCTGAGGGGCCGGCCGGAGGCCGACGCCTGACGCACGACCGCGCGAGGGAGGACGGTCAGCTCTTGCGGCCGTTCTCCAGCGTGGCCACCACTTCCTTGGCGGCCTTGATGGCGCCCTTGTTGATCTCGTCGGTGCCGGGCGCCTTCTTCGTCTCGAAGTCGCTTCCGTTGTAGGTGACGGCCACCAGCGCGTTGGACACGCGGGCGATCACCACACCCTCGCGGGTCTGCTGCTTGTCCTCGGTGGTGAGGTTCACGACGGAGTAGCCCCCGTCGCCGAGGCCGGGCACCGCGCCCCCGCCGCTCTTCTTCGTCACGCGCTCCTGGTACGACTTCTGGGCCGCCGCGTCCGAGCTCATGATCTCGTAGGACACGTCGAGCCAGCGGTAGTCGAACCCCTTGAGCGCGTTCCAGGAGCAGGTGCGCCGTACGGACTTGTCGGTCGAGGCGATCTCCTGGCCGGCCGTCTTGGTGCCGGGGACCAGGGACGTGATCGTCTTCGTCGTGACGCTGGTGCACGGCGCGGGCGCGGCCGTGTACGTCTTCACGGCCGCCGTCGTCGAGGGCTGGGTGGGACTCTGCGAGTCCTGGGCCGAATTGTGCTCGGGTCCGGTCGGAGTCGCGGGCGCCGGAGACGAACCGGACGACATGACCCAGCCCGTGCAGGCGAGCACGGCGACCGGCAGCAGGCGCGCGGTGAGGGCGAGCGGCAGAGGAAGTGAACGCACGACGCACTTCTCGTGGGGGACGGTGCGGAGGAGTCCGCACTGCGGACGGGACGACAGTGTCACATGACTCTCTGTGGGGCGGAAGGGCGAACTCGCTCCGTGCCTGTGCGGTGACTGTGGTTCACGGCCGGACGCCAGGGCTCCACTCCGCCGTCACCAGCCACACCGCCGCCCGCAGCCGCACGCCACGATCCGTCGTATAAGGGCGCAAAGTGTCCTCCAGGGCTTCGCGGGTGACCGGGTCGACGACCCGTCCGGGCGTACGCGAGAGGATGAAGCCGACGGCGTCGGCCGCGTCCCGCCCCCACACCGCCTCCGTGCCGACCGACGTCACACTCACCTTCTCCCAGCCCGCCAGCACCTCACGGATCCGAGCCGGGTCGGACAGCGAGGCCATCGCGGTCTGCGCCGCCACGGTGTGGGCGTCCGGCGCGTCGAGGAGCTTCGCGAAGAGACTCAGGGCGCGCGACTCCTCCAGATGCGGGCCGGCGGGCTGCGGACAGACGAACGCGAGACGCCCTCCCGGCCGCAGCGCCCGTCCCAGGTTCCGGAACGCGGCCGCGTGGTCGGCGAAGAACATCACCCCGCCCCGGCTGATCACCACGTCGTATCCGGCGGCCGGGAAGCGGTGGGTCTGGGCGTCACCGAGTTCGTACGCGACGTTCGTGACCCCCGCCGCGGCGGTGGCCGCCCGCGCCCGGTCCAGCAGGGGCGCCGAGATGTCGACACCGACCGCGTGTCCGTGCGCGGCCAGCCGGCCCGCGGTCCTGGTCGTCGCGCCGGCCCCACAGCCGACGTCCAGGACACGGTCGCCCGCGGCGATCGCGGCACCCGCGAAGAGCGCGTCGTCGAGACCCGACACGAGGGCGTCGTAGCGGGCGTGGTGGGTGGCCCAGTGGCCGCCGAGAGGACCGTTCCACACCTGCGCCTGAACGGAGTTGGCGATCCGCGTCATGAGGCCTCCTTCGCCGTGCGCACGGGCAGCGCGCTCTCGATCCGGTCGACGGCGGCGAACGCGCCGTACGCGACGAGGCGCACCAGAGCGGCGTCGGTACGGTCGGGGGTGCGCCAGGCCGCCACGTCCTCCTCCGTGATCCGGTAGGGGGCGAGCGCCGCCAGGAGTGCCAGGCGGGCCCCGGGGCGGTCACGGCCCGGAAGCCCGTCCCACGCGAGCGGCGGATGCGCGCCGTCCCAGGCGCCGAGCGTCTCCCGTACGAGGATCCGGTCGTCGGCGTCGAGAAGTCGCTCGCCCTCGCCGGCGGCGGCACGCAGTGCGGCGTAGGCGGGCCCGACCGTGGTCGCGCGCGCCCAGTCAGGCCCGGGACCCGCGTGGTCGAGGAGGGCCAGACCGGCACCGTCGAGGAGGGTCAGACCGGCACCGGGAGCGGGGTGACGGCGCACCGTCCTGGACAGGGACCGCCCGCCCAGGCTCCGTACGGCCCGGAACCGCTGGACGTTGCCCGGCAGCAACCGCTCGGTCAGCAGCGCCGACACCACACGGTTGATGAAGTGGAAGGCGAGGGCGGTGCCGATGTACGCGGGTGCGTGCGCGGCGGGGAAGGGGTACGGGGTCAGCTCCGGAGCCCCGGGGATCCGGGTCGCCCTGCCCCACGCCAGCACCCGCGCCTGGTCCTCGTCGGCGGGCTGCTCACCACGGGCCACCCTCTCCGCGAGCGCGTGGTCGCCGGTCGCGTGCAGCAGCATTTTGTGCGCGTCCACGCAGAACGGACACCTGTTGGCCTCGGACACTCCGAGCGCCGCGAGTTCCTTCCCGGTCCTGCCGCCGTCGCCCGCGATCAGCGACTCACGCATCAACGCCCAGGCGGAGGCCATGATTTCGGGCACGGAGGACAGCACGACGAAGGTGGGCGCCCGCGTGATGCCGAAGTCCCTGGCGAGCTGGGTGTAGAC
It encodes:
- a CDS encoding NCS1 family nucleobase:cation symporter-1, with amino-acid sequence MPETVPTDSPPTAQVTLADGRVEIAPDTPAPSGPYANEDLLPVPVAKRTWTTYNFSALWVGMAHNTASWTLASGLIAVGMDWKQAVFTIALANLIVLVPMLLTGHAGPKYGIPFPVFARASFGVRGANLPAVVRALVACGWFGIQTWIGGEAIYFLAGKLFGDSWANASHIGGYAWTMWLSFVIFWVLQVAIIYRGMETIRRFENWAAPFVLVGAGVMLWWMSSKAGGFGPLLDQPSKLGWGDGFWKLFWPSLMGMIGFWSTLSLNIPDFTRYGKSQKAQTWGQALGLPTTMTLFAFLSVMVTSGSQAVYGEAIWDPVKLAAKTDNVAGIVFALVTVLVATLSVNIAANLVSPAFDFSNIAPRRISFRAGAMTTCVLGVLIFPWKLYSDPQGYIFTWLGLVGGLLGTVAGILIADYWILRRTRLDLADLYRAGGRYWYDGGWNWRAVVAFVTGGVLAVGGADFHPLIDGRPIPALSSLADYGWAVGLGTSLVLYTGLMLLRGRPEADA
- a CDS encoding class I SAM-dependent methyltransferase; this encodes MTRIANSVQAQVWNGPLGGHWATHHARYDALVSGLDDALFAGAAIAAGDRVLDVGCGAGATTRTAGRLAAHGHAVGVDISAPLLDRARAATAAAGVTNVAYELGDAQTHRFPAAGYDVVISRGGVMFFADHAAAFRNLGRALRPGGRLAFVCPQPAGPHLEESRALSLFAKLLDAPDAHTVAAQTAMASLSDPARIREVLAGWEKVSVTSVGTEAVWGRDAADAVGFILSRTPGRVVDPVTREALEDTLRPYTTDRGVRLRAAVWLVTAEWSPGVRP
- a CDS encoding carboxymuconolactone decarboxylase family protein, whose amino-acid sequence is MPSPFRHTTPPEPASAAGPVRAVYTQLARDFGITRAPTFVVLSSVPEIMASAWALMRESLIAGDGGRTGKELAALGVSEANRCPFCVDAHKMLLHATGDHALAERVARGEQPADEDQARVLAWGRATRIPGAPELTPYPFPAAHAPAYIGTALAFHFINRVVSALLTERLLPGNVQRFRAVRSLGGRSLSRTVRRHPAPGAGLTLLDGAGLALLDHAGPGPDWARATTVGPAYAALRAAAGEGERLLDADDRILVRETLGAWDGAHPPLAWDGLPGRDRPGARLALLAALAPYRITEEDVAAWRTPDRTDAALVRLVAYGAFAAVDRIESALPVRTAKEAS